The sequence TGGTTTGTCCGCCACCACTGCAATGAATAATTCCCTGAATCTGATTTTTAAAATTTTTAATTACATCTTTCAAAACAGGTAAATATGTTCTGGTGGGTGAGAGCACAAGTTTGCCCAATGTTGTTCCTGCTTCATCAATTACATCTGTTAATTTTCTGCTTCCTGAATACACTACATCCGCAGGTAAATTTGTATCGTAAGATTCCGGATATTTAGCAGCATAATCATTGGTAAAAATATCATGACGTGCAGATGTTAATCCATTACTTCCTGTACCGCCATTATAAAAATCTTCATAAGTGGATTGTCCCGTTGATGATAACCCAACAATTACGCAACCTGGTGTAATATCATTTACTATTAACTCGTTGCGTTTAATTCTTCCGAAGGCAGTAATTCCTACATCAATTGTTCTTACAATATCACCTACATCGGCAGTCTCTCCACCTGAATGAAATAAATGAATATCTGATGCAGCCATCCGTTCAATAAAATCTTGCGTACCTCCAATAATTTCTGCAAGTATTTCTCCTGGAATCAATCCTTTATTTCTGCCAATAGTGGAGGAGATAATAATATTATCTGTAATGCCAACGCAAGCCATATCATCCACATTCATCACCAATGCATCTTGTGCAATTCCTCGCCACACAGATATATCACCGGTTTCTTTCCAATATAAATATGCGAGTGAAGTTTTGGTGCCGGCAGTATCTGCATGCATTACATTGCAATACAATTCATCGTCGCCAATTATATCGGGCAAAATTTTACAAAATGCATTTGAAAATAAACCTTTATCCAGCATTTGAATTGCTTTATGTACATCTTCTTTTTGTGAGGATACGCCTCTCTTTTCATATTTATTTTCCTGCATGCCGCAAATTTAGCCAATCACATTTCGTTTATGTAAAGCTTGAATGTTATTTGATTTATTGTCACCGATATTCTATTTAAATAATTATTCATTCCACCTATAATTGAAATAAAGTATGGATTTCTTACTTAGGAAGGAATCTTTAGAAGTCACATAACACTTTTAAGTGTCGGTTCAAACGCACCATTTTTCAAAAGGATTGTCACTTTGGCTTTCTTTAATGGTATATTTTTGAATCATTGTTTTTAAAATGAGAAACACACTTCTGATATTATCAATTGTAATTGTAGGATTTTCTTCCTGCTCAGAGCCACTAGTAGATAAGGCTGAAATAAATCCGAATTTAATTCGATATGGAAATTTCGAGAATCAAACATTGTCGTTGGATTTATGGTCTAATGATGGAGCAGGAGAATTTAATATTGAAGATATGGAATCTTATGAAGGAAAATTTGCAATGCATTTAAACCCTGAAAGCTGCATGCAATTATTTTACAATGAGGCAGTTTATGTAGAGAAAGAAAAATTATATGAATTATCTCTTGCAATTAAATTGGATGGTGAACAAACTAACTGTTCAGGTGGTTTAATCATGCATATTTTTCAGGGTGAGAAAACACTTCTACAATTTAATATTGATAAATCTAATGCAGAACAATGGGTGGTGAAGAAATATTATTTCACACCAATTTCTGATGACATGCTGGAATTTGAAATTATTTCCGGTGTGCACAATACATTTCTCGACGATGTACAGTTACGTCTTGTCGGGGAATTCAACTAAGAGGATTGCCATTCCTAATAAAGTGTAAGTTGCTATCGAAATCAACCCGAGGACGATAGCAACTTCTTTTTTTATATTTTCTGAAGGGTAATACTTTTATAAAATCTCTATTTTCTTGTTCGCTAAATTTGCCTCATATCTGTTTGTTGTTATGAAGAAAGAAAAAGTAAAAAGCCCAAAGTATAAAAGAATACACCGTGATTTAAGCTGGCTTTCTTTTAATGAGAGAGTATTGCAGGAGGCGGAAGACATACGTGTGCCTTTAATAGAACGACTGCGATTTTTAGGTATTTATTCTAACAACCAGGATGAATTTTTTCGAGTGCGGGTAGCCACTTTAAAACGCATGGCTCGCATAGAGAAATTGCAGATGAAAGAATTTGAATTCAGCCCCACAAAAATTATTCATCAGATACAAAAAAAAGTATTAGTACTAAAAAATCGATTTGATGAATTGTATTTAGACCTTTTACAGGAATGTAAAAAAGAAAATATATTTATTTTAAATGAGAAGGAGTTAAATGCAACACAAGGAGCGCTGGTAAAACGATTTTTTATTCAACAGGTCCGCAGTAAATTATTTCCTATAATGATAGATCAGGTAAAAAAATTACCTGTGCTAAGTGATAAATCTATTTATCTGGCGGTGGCTCTTACAAAAAAAAATGGTAACGGTTTCGCTTCAAATTATTCATTAATAGAAGTGCCGGATATTAATCCATTGCGATTTTTTGTGCTTCCAGAAAGTGGCGATAAAAAATTTGTAATCCTTTTGGATGATGTTATCAGATATAATCTGCCGCAGATATTTCAAATGATGGATTATGATTCCATTGAATCCTATACTATTAAAATAACTCGTGATGCTGAATTAGAATTAGATATGGATCTTTCACAAAGTTTGTTGGAGGTAATTCAAAAGAGTGTGAAGAAGCGGGGGAAAGGCGAGCCGGTTCGTTTTATTTATGATGCGGAAATGCCGGTGGCGATGTTAGATTTTTTTTCAAAAAAAATGAAACTGCAAAAAGGCGATGCGATAATTCCCGGAGCCCGCTATCACAACTTTAAAGACTTTATGAATTTCCCTGATTTGGGTAGAAATGATCTGTGTTATAAAAAAGATATTCCGATTGCGCATCCATTATTGCTTGCAGGTAAAAGTGTATTCAGTGTATTGCAAAAAAAGGATATTATGTTGCATCCACCATATCAATCCTTTGACCATATCATTGATTTTTTGCGTGAAGCTGCAATTCGTTCTTCTGTTACACATATCTATATGTCGTTGTACAGAGTTGCAAAAGA is a genomic window of Bacteroidota bacterium containing:
- a CDS encoding phosphoribosylformylglycinamidine cyclo-ligase — protein: MQENKYEKRGVSSQKEDVHKAIQMLDKGLFSNAFCKILPDIIGDDELYCNVMHADTAGTKTSLAYLYWKETGDISVWRGIAQDALVMNVDDMACVGITDNIIISSTIGRNKGLIPGEILAEIIGGTQDFIERMAASDIHLFHSGGETADVGDIVRTIDVGITAFGRIKRNELIVNDITPGCVIVGLSSTGQSTYEDFYNGGTGSNGLTSARHDIFTNDYAAKYPESYDTNLPADVVYSGSRKLTDVIDEAGTTLGKLVLSPTRTYLPVLKDVIKNFKNQIQGIIHCSGGGQTKVLHFVNDIHIVKDNLFEMPLLFKIIQQESGSGLKEMYQVFNMGHRMELYVEPAIANDIIAISKSYNIDAKVIGYCKEQSGKKLTIHAGNELLEY
- the ppk1 gene encoding polyphosphate kinase 1, which codes for MKKEKVKSPKYKRIHRDLSWLSFNERVLQEAEDIRVPLIERLRFLGIYSNNQDEFFRVRVATLKRMARIEKLQMKEFEFSPTKIIHQIQKKVLVLKNRFDELYLDLLQECKKENIFILNEKELNATQGALVKRFFIQQVRSKLFPIMIDQVKKLPVLSDKSIYLAVALTKKNGNGFASNYSLIEVPDINPLRFFVLPESGDKKFVILLDDVIRYNLPQIFQMMDYDSIESYTIKITRDAELELDMDLSQSLLEVIQKSVKKRGKGEPVRFIYDAEMPVAMLDFFSKKMKLQKGDAIIPGARYHNFKDFMNFPDLGRNDLCYKKDIPIAHPLLLAGKSVFSVLQKKDIMLHPPYQSFDHIIDFLREAAIRSSVTHIYMSLYRVAKDSSVVMALINAARNGKNVTVVMELQARFDEENNIFYAHQMEEEGVKVIFGLNNLKVHAKLCLVVDIENRKQKQYGIVGTGNYNENTAKVYTDIFLLTAKPEITKEIKQVFTFFENQFAVTPYKNLILAPMYMRQKLKQLISREMKNAKVGKQAEIFIKVNNLADSAIIKKLYNAGKAGVKVRLIVRSVCSIVTEVNNLSDNIQARSILDKFLEHPRIFMFANGGKSEIFIGSADIMERNLDFRVEVMLKVLDEEIKKQITDIMELQWKDNMKARNLSLQYLNEYIPHEKGTELIRSQKAIYDYFTNYFDNTVNQAH